The genomic DNA CATCGATTCCATTGAACCCTGAAGGCATTCAAGATAGCGAGGAGCTTACAGTTGGAACCACTGTCAAACATCGCGTGTTTGGACAAGGTGAAATTACTGGGCGTGAAGGTAACGAATTGCATATCCAATTTGGGGATATGGAAAAGCGACTCGACCTGGAAACGGTGCTGTCCCTTCGGCTTCTCGAAAAGTTGGTCATATGAGGAAGGTCATCTGGATTGGTGTAGCTGGCATGGCGGGGGCAATAGTACGGGTAGGCATTGGACAATTGGTTCATAGCGAATCAGGATTTCCGATTGCGACATTGCTAGTCAATATTGTCGGGACATTTTTATTATGTTTCATCGTTACAGGTGCTTGTCGTAAGCTATATGCGAATAAGCAACTACAGGATGCTGTCACGACAGGCTTTCTCGGTTCATTTACAACATTTTCTGCATTGAGCATGGAGTCGGTTTTGTTGATGGAAAATGGGCAGTTTATGCTAGCCGCACTGTATATGCTTAGTAGTGTTATCGGTGGACTTGCTGCTGGGGCATTTGGGTTTTATCTTGGCAGGAAGCAGGTGCAACGATGACGTTTTGGGATATAGTGATGGTCGGAATGGGTGGCTTTGTAGGAGCCGTGATTCGGTATGGGTTGTCGACAAAGCTGAATCAACAGCGCAAAATACCAAGAGGCACGTTGCTTGTCAATTTAGCGGGTGCGTTGCTCATTGGTGTTGTGTTTGGGTTGGACTTATCACGCGCGCTAACATTCCTTTTAGCATCGGGTCTTGCGGGTGCATTGACGACATTTTCGACATTGACGAAAGAGTTGCTAGAGTTGTGGCAAGATGGTGAGAAAAAGCGTGCTGTGGGGTATTTTTTATTGACGTATGTGGGTGGGATCGGGCTTGTCGTGGTTGGGTATTGGGTTGGTGTAGGTGTAGTTCATTCATTATGAATAAAGAGCAACACCCACCAATCCAGAAAGCATAATAACATAAATGGGATGCCAGTTGAGTTTGAATAAGGCGAGTAACGACAGGCCAAAAATCACGAATAAGCTACCTATATGCCAGGAAATATTCAGGGTAATGAGGTTATTGGAAAGCGCAAACTTTAATGCCGCATAGACAATTAACCCCGTGACAATCGGCCTGAGTCCATAGAAAATCGATGTAACGATAGGATAGTGATTTAATTTGCTGAAAAAGGTAGCTACAAGTAGCACGATGATGACCGAGGGGAGCAAGATTCCGAGAGCAGCCACGATAGCTCCGGTTATACCCGCCGTTGAATAGCCAACGAGAATCGCG from Sporosarcina sp. FSL K6-1522 includes the following:
- a CDS encoding CrcB family protein, which translates into the protein MRKVIWIGVAGMAGAIVRVGIGQLVHSESGFPIATLLVNIVGTFLLCFIVTGACRKLYANKQLQDAVTTGFLGSFTTFSALSMESVLLMENGQFMLAALYMLSSVIGGLAAGAFGFYLGRKQVQR
- a CDS encoding CrcB family protein, with product MTFWDIVMVGMGGFVGAVIRYGLSTKLNQQRKIPRGTLLVNLAGALLIGVVFGLDLSRALTFLLASGLAGALTTFSTLTKELLELWQDGEKKRAVGYFLLTYVGGIGLVVVGYWVGVGVVHSL
- a CDS encoding chromate transporter, with product MLLWELFRSFFFIGAVSFGGGYAMIPVIEAEVSKYEWMTIQQFTDIIAIAGMAPGPIAANSAILVGYSTAGITGAIVAALGILLPSVIIVLLVATFFSKLNHYPIVTSIFYGLRPIVTGLIVYAALKFALSNNLITLNISWHIGSLFVIFGLSLLALFKLNWHPIYVIMLSGLVGVALYS